GGCTTCTCTGTGATGACCTCCAGATCGTGTACTTCGAACTGCCGAAGGATCGTCAGGAGCGGAAGGCAGGCCGTCGTCCGCGGAACAGGCTGGAGCGCTGGCTGTGTTATTTAGATGGAATGCGAGGTGACGAGATGGACAGGATAGCGACAATGGAGCCGGGAATTGGCACGGCGTTGGATTTGGAGCGTGAGTTTTTCCAGAGCCGGGATCAGCGTCTGGCGTACATTGTGGATATGATGGAGTTCTGGGACGAAGAGGAGATCTCGGGACGTCGTGAGGAGGCTGCTTTGGCCAAAGGGGAGGCCAAAGGCAGGGCAGAAGGCGAGGCCAAAGGCAGGGCAGAAGGCGAGGCCAAAGGCAGGGCCGATACCGCGCGGAACCTGCTGCGGATGGGGCTTGCGCCCTCCCAAATCTCGGAGGCGACCGGCCTGTCCCTTGACGACATCAATGCGCTGCGGGGCGGACAGTCCTGAACGGACACGCTCAAAATCCATCACAAAACGCGCGGCCCCCGGACACGGGGGCCGCGCGTCGTTAGCGCCTTTTCAATGCGTTTGTCCTGTGCAGCGCCCTACCACCGACGCCGAAGGGCGAGGGGAACCAGCGCCAGCAGCACGGCGGAGCCCAGGCCCGCGGTACATCCGCCGCCGGAATTCGGCTCCGGGCTTACGGGCGACGTCACCGGCGGCACGTCTGGATCACTCGGCGGGGTCGACGGCATGTCCGGACCACTCGGCGGGGTCGACGGCACGCCCGGACCACCCGGCGGCACGGGGACGTCCGGGCTGACCGGCTCCGTGGTGAGGCGGACCTCCATCGGGTGGGCGACCTTGCCGGTGTCGTA
This sequence is a window from uncultured Fretibacterium sp.. Protein-coding genes within it:
- a CDS encoding Synerg-CTERM sorting domain-containing protein, producing FVMCLRLAYSRSLKLRCPGMVDLQRVFSILSYGPRGRFFLNKINSDLISTSLVSGKARFDALPDTVTYRYDTGKVAHPMEVRLTTEPVSPDVPVPPGGPGVPSTPPSGPDMPSTPPSDPDVPPVTSPVSPEPNSGGGCTAGLGSAVLLALVPLALRRRW